The proteins below come from a single Epinephelus moara isolate mb chromosome 19, YSFRI_EMoa_1.0, whole genome shotgun sequence genomic window:
- the LOC126407083 gene encoding uncharacterized protein LOC126407083 — MVRKAMGAATGQFIMLIQQQARLPEEIELLGLDDSRISAEYGQPVKNPLPIPAEPRVPPRAELPRALSRAVSPRPPLPGSCDDQHTTTPICAARRSPHQGPLYQYSSMTSSMTCTPPVLQPPLMLNPSQSLFNSADNSQRALPGSQPLFETPGPGMATREWGSIMTGEMAGQGNYNQPSSNINLYDMAQPGPSQVKNLWEGHPGNVAPPPSQYMTPKVPEPQPTPMMSQPLQSDCTEDKWWMAPLSCPSSETASSSEDVPETDAEGPLPPLTSYSPTSPPVNEPQPKPDPPQPVPVNAHTPLPQTPMSQAIRAWLQQDYKVSRRSREASS, encoded by the exons ATGGTGAGAAAGGCCATGGGAGCTGCCACAGGACAGTTCATTATGCTGATACAGCAGCAGGCAAGGCTCCCCGAGGAAATAGAATTGTTGGGATTAGACGACTCTCGG ATAAGTGCAGAGTATGGCCAACCAGTGAAGAACCCCCTACCCATACCCGCAGAGCCCAGGGTGCCACCCCGGGCCGAGCTACCAAGAGCTCTCAGCCGTGCAGTATCGCCCAGACCACCTCTACCCGGCTCCTGCGATGATCAACACACCACCACCCCCATATGTGCTGCAAGGAGGAGCCCCCATCAAGGCCCACTGTACCAGTATTCCTCGATGACCTCGTCGATGACCTGCACGCCTCCAGTTCTGCAGCCGCCACTGATGCTCAATCCGAGCCAATCCCTCTTCAACTCTGCGGACAACTCACAACGTGCCCTGCCAGGTTCTCAGCCCCTGTTCGAGACCCCCGGCCCAGGGATGGCCACAAGGGAATGGGGATCAATCATGACTGGGGAGATGGCAGGCCAAGGAAACTACAACCAACCCTCCAGCAACATTAACCTGTATGATATGGCCCAGCCAGGACCAAGCCAAGTGAAAAATCTTTGGGAGGGACACCCAGGCAACGTGGCACCTCCCCCATCTCAATACATGACGCCGAAAGTGCCTGAGCCTCAACCAACCCCCATGATGTCACAGCCACTGCAGAGTGACTGCACTGAGGACAAGTGGTGGATGGCACCACTGTCCTGTCCATCCTCTGAGACGGCCTCATCCTCAGAAGATGTGCCAGAAACAGATGCAGAGGGGCCATTACCCCCGCTCACGTCCTACTCCCCAACCAGCCCACCTGTCAATGAGCCCCAGCCAAAGCCAGACCCACCGCAACCAGTGCCAGTGAACGCACATACACCCCTGCCCCAGACACCAATGTCCCAAGCTATCAGAGCTTGGCTGCAGCAGGATTACAAGGTGTCCCGAAGAAGTAGAGAGGCATCTTCGTGA